Proteins encoded together in one Microbacterium oxydans window:
- a CDS encoding OsmC family protein has protein sequence MTLLQDQLAGIADVTPAERAQRLTDAGTAWNERIAADDANAQLTYRVSGRGIGSVATEIRAGKHRFLVDEPGALAGDDVAASPVEYALGALISCQVVVYRLYAQALGLTIDEIEITAEGDLDVRKLFGIDESGRAGFHDVRVSVDITGPDSAEAYENLRATVDAHCPVLDLFANPVPTASALA, from the coding sequence ATGACTCTTCTCCAGGACCAGCTCGCGGGCATTGCCGACGTCACCCCGGCCGAGCGCGCACAGCGCCTCACCGACGCCGGAACCGCATGGAACGAGCGGATCGCGGCGGACGACGCGAATGCGCAGCTCACGTACCGGGTGAGCGGGCGGGGCATCGGCTCCGTCGCCACCGAGATCCGTGCCGGCAAGCACCGCTTCCTGGTCGACGAGCCGGGAGCGCTGGCGGGCGACGACGTGGCGGCCAGCCCGGTCGAGTACGCGCTGGGGGCGCTCATCTCGTGTCAGGTGGTCGTCTACCGCCTCTACGCGCAGGCGCTCGGTCTCACGATCGACGAGATCGAGATCACGGCGGAGGGCGACCTCGACGTGCGCAAGCTCTTCGGCATCGACGAGTCGGGGCGCGCCGGCTTCCACGACGTGCGGGTGTCCGTGGACATCACCGGCCCGGACAGCGCCGAAGCGTACGAGAACCTGCGGGCGACCGTCGACGCGCACTGCCCGGTGCTCGACCTCTTCGCGAACCCCGTCCCGACCGCCAGCGCTCTCGCCTGA
- a CDS encoding ABC-F family ATP-binding cassette domain-containing protein, with protein MGYIDVSSVSLTLPDGRPLLDEVTFRVGAGSTSALIGPNGAGKTTLLRIIRGDQAADDGVVTIDGGLGVMDQFVGHGEAGETVHQLLVRVAPARIRAAAETLEAAENALIERDEHDAQMAYASAIAEYADAGGYEHETVWDQCTVAALGVPFERARYRELTTLSGGEQKRLALEALLRGPDEVLLLDEPDNYLDVPTKRWLEEQLRQTPKTVLLVSHDRELLARAADRLITLEPGAAGATAWVHGGGFATYPQARSDRMDRLDELRRRWDEQHEKLRTLVANLKVKASANDGFASRYQAAQTRLRKFEEAGPPEERPPAQDFDMRLRGSRTGKRAVVAQRLELTGLMRPFDAEVWYGDRVAVLGSNGSGKSHFLRLLARGGSDPDPTLGHVTSTGEELSAVAHTGRAVLGARVVPGLFAQTHAHPEFVGRTLLEILHRGDDRRAGMPRDAASSALDRYGLVRQAQQTFDSLSGGQQARLQVLLLELSGATLLLLDEPTDNLDLESAEALEDALARFEGTVLAVTHDRWFARSFDRFLVFGADGEVYESDAPVWDEKRVARAR; from the coding sequence GTGGGCTATATCGATGTATCCAGTGTCTCCCTGACGCTTCCCGACGGCAGACCGCTTCTCGACGAGGTGACGTTCCGGGTCGGCGCCGGCTCGACGAGCGCGCTGATCGGTCCGAACGGTGCCGGCAAGACCACGCTGCTGCGGATCATCCGCGGTGACCAGGCCGCCGATGACGGCGTCGTCACGATCGACGGCGGTCTCGGCGTCATGGACCAGTTCGTCGGCCACGGCGAGGCGGGTGAGACGGTGCACCAGCTGCTGGTGCGGGTCGCCCCCGCGCGCATCCGCGCCGCCGCCGAGACACTCGAGGCCGCCGAGAACGCGCTGATCGAGCGCGACGAGCACGACGCCCAGATGGCGTACGCCTCGGCCATCGCCGAGTACGCGGACGCGGGCGGTTACGAGCACGAGACGGTCTGGGACCAGTGCACGGTCGCCGCGCTCGGGGTGCCGTTCGAGCGCGCCCGGTATCGCGAGCTCACCACGCTCTCGGGCGGGGAGCAGAAGCGGCTCGCCCTCGAGGCCCTGCTGCGCGGACCCGATGAGGTGCTGCTGCTCGACGAGCCGGACAACTACCTCGACGTGCCCACCAAGCGCTGGCTGGAGGAGCAGCTGCGCCAGACGCCGAAGACGGTGCTCCTGGTGTCGCACGACCGCGAGCTGCTCGCGCGTGCGGCCGACCGGCTGATCACCCTCGAGCCCGGAGCCGCGGGCGCGACCGCCTGGGTGCACGGCGGCGGGTTCGCGACGTATCCGCAGGCCCGCAGCGACCGGATGGATCGGCTCGACGAGCTGCGCCGGCGGTGGGACGAGCAGCACGAGAAGCTGCGCACCCTGGTCGCGAACCTCAAGGTCAAGGCGTCGGCGAACGACGGCTTCGCCTCGCGGTATCAGGCCGCGCAGACGCGGCTACGCAAGTTCGAGGAGGCCGGACCGCCGGAGGAGCGCCCGCCCGCGCAGGACTTCGACATGCGGCTGCGGGGGTCGCGCACGGGCAAGCGCGCCGTGGTGGCCCAGCGCCTCGAGCTGACCGGGCTCATGCGCCCGTTCGATGCGGAGGTCTGGTACGGCGACCGTGTCGCGGTGCTGGGCTCGAACGGCTCGGGCAAGTCGCACTTCCTGCGGCTCCTGGCCCGCGGAGGCAGCGATCCGGACCCGACCCTCGGCCACGTGACCTCCACGGGCGAGGAGCTGAGCGCCGTGGCGCACACGGGACGCGCGGTGCTCGGCGCCCGCGTGGTGCCGGGACTCTTCGCGCAGACCCACGCGCACCCGGAGTTCGTCGGACGGACGCTCCTGGAGATCCTGCATCGCGGCGACGACCGCCGAGCGGGGATGCCGCGCGATGCCGCGAGCTCCGCGCTCGACCGTTACGGACTCGTGCGGCAGGCGCAGCAGACCTTCGACTCGCTCTCGGGCGGGCAGCAGGCGCGACTCCAGGTGCTGCTGCTGGAGCTGTCCGGAGCGACGCTGCTGCTGCTCGACGAGCCGACCGACAACCTCGACCTGGAGTCGGCCGAGGCGCTGGAAGACGCTCTCGCGCGCTTCGAGGGCACCGTGCTGGCCGTGACGCACGACCGCTGGTTCGCGCGGTCGTTCGACCGGTTCCTGGTGTTCGGGGCGGACGGCGAGGTCTACGAGTCCGACGCGCCGGTCTGGGACGAGAAGCGGGTCGCCCGCGCCCGCTGA
- a CDS encoding FAD-dependent oxidoreductase: METDVGDVVVVGGGVMGLATAWELVRRGLRPIVLERFARGHHEGASHGATRNFNNAYDQDHYLDLLVRARAGWDALGEVGGEPLLRLHGLVTHGDVDIAAVQQGLDARGIPSAVLSSAEAGARWPGMRVDGDVLWSQDAGVVRAAEALRELERRIVIGGGEVRWSCPVAHIGQDPDGAVLALADGTRMRVDTVVVTAGAWTSTLLARLGLPPLTVTEETPAHFRPRTDAVWPSFNHYVDPAAYPATVYGMPTPGEGVKVGFHGVGDAVDPDARPHVPTHQTGLADYVREWMPGLDAATAVPISCTYTSTDDGTFVLDRRGRVVVGAGFSGHGFKFAPGVGGVLADLVLDPTARAAEAFRLP, from the coding sequence ATGGAGACGGACGTCGGGGATGTCGTCGTGGTGGGCGGCGGCGTCATGGGACTCGCGACCGCGTGGGAGCTGGTCCGCCGAGGCCTGCGTCCGATCGTGCTGGAGCGCTTCGCGCGCGGACACCACGAGGGCGCCTCGCACGGCGCGACGCGCAACTTCAACAACGCCTACGACCAGGACCACTACCTCGACCTGCTCGTGCGGGCCCGCGCGGGGTGGGACGCCCTCGGCGAGGTCGGCGGCGAGCCACTCCTTCGGCTGCATGGGCTCGTCACACACGGCGATGTCGACATCGCGGCCGTGCAGCAGGGACTCGACGCCCGCGGCATCCCCTCCGCGGTGCTGTCGTCCGCCGAGGCCGGCGCGCGCTGGCCGGGGATGCGCGTCGACGGCGACGTGCTGTGGTCGCAGGACGCCGGGGTCGTGCGCGCCGCGGAAGCGCTGCGTGAACTGGAGCGGCGGATCGTGATCGGCGGCGGCGAGGTGCGATGGAGCTGCCCGGTCGCGCACATCGGCCAGGATCCCGATGGCGCGGTGCTCGCCCTCGCCGACGGGACCCGGATGCGGGTGGACACCGTCGTGGTCACGGCCGGCGCCTGGACGTCGACGCTCCTCGCCCGCCTCGGCCTGCCGCCCCTCACCGTCACGGAGGAGACGCCGGCGCACTTCCGGCCTCGGACGGATGCGGTGTGGCCCTCGTTCAACCACTACGTCGATCCCGCCGCGTACCCCGCGACCGTGTACGGGATGCCGACCCCCGGCGAAGGGGTCAAGGTCGGCTTCCACGGCGTCGGCGACGCGGTCGACCCCGACGCCCGCCCGCACGTCCCCACGCATCAGACAGGCCTGGCGGACTACGTACGGGAGTGGATGCCGGGCCTCGACGCGGCCACCGCGGTGCCGATCAGCTGCACGTACACCTCGACCGACGACGGCACGTTCGTCCTCGATCGCCGCGGCCGAGTCGTCGTCGGGGCGGGATTCTCCGGGCACGGCTTCAAGTTCGCGCCGGGCGTCGGCGGGGTCCTGGCCGATCTCGTCCTGGACCCTACCGCGCGCGCCGCGGAGGCCTTCCGCCTGCCCTGA
- a CDS encoding GuaB3 family IMP dehydrogenase-related protein, whose amino-acid sequence MEIELGRGKRARRAYTFDDIAVVPSRRTRNPEDVSTAWTIDAFGFEIPVLGAPMDSVVSPQTAIMLGQLGGLGVLDLEGLWTRYENPEPLLAEIAGLDEGKATVRMQELYSEPIKPELITRRLAEIREAGVTVAGSLTPQRTQEYYDTVAAAGVDLFVIRGTTVSAEHVSSVAEPLNLKKFIYDLDVPVIVGGAATYTAALHLMRTGAAGVLVGFGGGAASTTRATLGIHAPMATAVSDVAAARRDYLDESGGRYVHVIADGGVGTSGDIVKALAMGADAVMLGVALARATDAPGRGFHWGPEAHHPKLPRGHRVEVGGIGTLEEILYGPAPVADGTANLIGALRKSMATTGYSDLKEFQRVEVVLAPYEA is encoded by the coding sequence ATGGAGATCGAGCTCGGCCGAGGAAAGCGCGCGCGTCGCGCGTACACGTTCGATGACATCGCGGTGGTGCCGTCGCGGCGCACCCGCAACCCGGAGGACGTGTCGACCGCCTGGACGATCGACGCCTTCGGGTTCGAGATCCCGGTGCTGGGCGCGCCGATGGACTCGGTCGTGAGCCCGCAGACGGCGATCATGCTCGGTCAGCTGGGCGGCCTCGGCGTGCTCGACCTCGAGGGTCTGTGGACGCGGTACGAGAACCCGGAGCCGCTGCTCGCCGAGATCGCCGGTCTCGACGAGGGCAAGGCCACCGTCCGTATGCAGGAGCTGTACTCCGAGCCGATCAAGCCGGAGCTCATCACCCGTCGCCTCGCCGAGATCCGTGAGGCGGGCGTCACCGTCGCCGGATCCCTCACGCCGCAGCGCACGCAGGAGTACTACGACACCGTCGCCGCTGCGGGTGTCGACCTGTTCGTGATCCGCGGCACCACGGTGTCCGCCGAGCACGTCTCCAGCGTCGCCGAGCCGCTGAACCTCAAGAAGTTCATCTACGACCTCGACGTCCCCGTCATCGTCGGCGGCGCCGCGACCTACACCGCGGCGCTCCACCTGATGCGCACCGGCGCGGCGGGCGTGCTCGTCGGCTTCGGCGGGGGAGCGGCGTCGACGACGCGCGCGACCCTCGGCATCCACGCGCCGATGGCGACGGCCGTCTCCGACGTCGCCGCCGCACGTCGTGACTACCTCGACGAGTCCGGCGGACGCTACGTGCACGTCATCGCCGACGGCGGCGTCGGCACCTCCGGCGACATCGTCAAGGCGCTGGCCATGGGAGCGGATGCCGTCATGCTCGGCGTCGCGCTCGCCCGTGCCACCGACGCGCCCGGCCGCGGGTTCCACTGGGGGCCCGAGGCGCACCACCCCAAGCTTCCGCGCGGCCACCGGGTCGAGGTGGGCGGCATCGGCACGCTCGAGGAGATCCTCTACGGCCCCGCCCCCGTCGCCGACGGCACCGCGAACCTCATCGGCGCACTGCGCAAGTCGATGGCCACCACCGGATACTCCGACCTCAAGGAGTTCCAGCGGGTCGAGGTCGTGCTCGCACCGTACGAGGCCTGA
- a CDS encoding SURF1 family protein, translated as MLRGRWIGMLLLCLLVAGVFAWLGQWQLERAIETDPPEPGITEKVQPLTDVLEPGAYLPEPLVGQRVETSGVWVPEDFIVVGSRFNDDVQGYWVTGQLRVAERTSIAVAIGWAPDRAAADAAVDELEADADGAEVTVTGRIISDEGPRVPPHAEPEQLDRMSPAALLSRWHDIEQLDVYRPYLASTTATAGLVDISSPAPEEMSPVNWLNVFYAVEWAIFAGFAFYLWYRLAKDAWEREVEEFEEAAAAETA; from the coding sequence ATGCTCCGCGGGCGTTGGATCGGGATGCTCCTGCTCTGCCTCCTCGTCGCCGGCGTCTTCGCCTGGCTCGGACAGTGGCAGCTGGAGCGCGCGATCGAGACCGATCCGCCCGAACCGGGGATCACCGAGAAGGTGCAGCCGCTCACCGACGTCCTCGAGCCGGGGGCGTATCTCCCCGAGCCGCTCGTCGGTCAGCGTGTCGAGACCTCGGGGGTCTGGGTTCCCGAGGACTTCATCGTCGTGGGGAGCCGTTTCAACGACGACGTCCAGGGCTACTGGGTCACCGGTCAGCTGCGCGTCGCCGAGCGCACCTCCATCGCCGTCGCGATCGGCTGGGCTCCGGACCGGGCCGCCGCGGATGCGGCCGTGGACGAGCTCGAAGCGGACGCCGACGGCGCCGAGGTCACGGTCACCGGACGCATCATCTCGGACGAGGGGCCACGGGTGCCGCCGCATGCCGAGCCCGAGCAGCTGGATCGCATGTCGCCCGCGGCGCTCCTGAGCCGCTGGCACGACATCGAGCAGCTCGACGTCTATCGTCCGTACCTCGCCTCCACGACCGCCACGGCGGGTCTGGTCGACATCTCGTCGCCGGCCCCCGAGGAGATGTCCCCGGTCAACTGGCTCAACGTGTTCTACGCGGTCGAGTGGGCGATCTTCGCGGGCTTCGCCTTCTACCTCTGGTACCGCCTGGCGAAGGACGCCTGGGAGCGCGAGGTCGAGGAGTTCGAAGAAGCCGCGGCCGCCGAGACGGCCTGA
- a CDS encoding ExeM/NucH family extracellular endonuclease, with the protein MAALSLGSLAAVPAVADTTGTGVVINEAYLSGGSAGAAFKNKFVELYNPTADPIALDGMSLQYRSATGTGAFNGVAPLKGTIPAGGYFLVQGNSNGANGAELPTPDAVSTLTPSGTTGTLALVEGTAAVTLTPGSAVGVDGVVDLLGYGASNTFEGTVAKAPAGNTDVKSLNRTDGVDTDDNGADFTLSATITPQNSGDTDPGTGPGTDPKKATIAEVQGTTDVSPLNGQTVQVEGVVTADFRTGGYKGIVIQTQGSGGTTDATPGASDGVFVFLNALNPSLEIGDLVSVTGGVSEYFGQTQINPAAAADVSVVTAGVGVPAVTPLPATVLGADREQYENMYVAPEGTYRLASSHQLFNFGTLWLNAGDDLAVKSTETTRPGADASAIAAANRANRILLDDGWSIQVSNSGHPGEQPYFTKGEVVRNGDTVDFGDNGYVLQWGFDDWRLQPVVPIDDSSSDDLKVGFASTNPRTESAPEVGGDVQVASFNVYNYFTTLKSENADARGAANAAQFAIQKSKIVAAINGLDAEIVSLMEIENSVKLGKPIDTALKDLVAGLNADAGSDVWGYVPTPAALNDAATTDYITNAIIYKKDAVKRVGDSLTVTDETVWGNAREPIAQAFDVDGRVVTVVANHLKSKSPPTGAGAEPADGQGFFNADRVKQANAILAFTSEIEETTGSSDILLIGDFNAYGKEDPIDVFTSKGWSDLVADKASGQYTYSFDGELGSLDHVIASPSLVSSITGAGVWGINSPEWSDRGYAFGATEEGTPYRSSDHDPIIVGVSSEIPPVSIDVVTVNDFHGRIEADGAAAGAAVLAGAVKQFRDENPNTIFAGAGDLIGASTFTSFINDDNPTIDALNAAGLDVSAAGNHEFDQGWEDLRDRVQDRADWEYISSNVFVTETGEPALAPAWVKELDGVRVGFVGAVTEDLDSLVSPEGIKDLEVRSIVDSVNAVADDLRDGDESNGEADVVILLVHEGASSVELSSITPDSPLGEIVYGVDDDVDAIVSAHTHLAYNHVIDGRPVVSAGQYGENLGLMNIQVDPKTKDLISITNEIKPLTAAGKPLYPAVPEIADIVAKAKAEADVLGAIKVGDITADFNRARQSDGKTENRGGESTIGNFVADVQKWSTGADVAIMNPGGIRANLTYASAGASDPDGNVTYREAATVQPFANTLVTLTLTGAQLKGVLEEQWQPAGSARPFLKLGVSEGLVYTYDPAAAQGSRITSITLNGAALDPAANYTVAANSFLAAGGDNFFTFKEGTGKRDTGKIDLQSMVDWFDANKTATPDYAQRAVGVAITPADADGYSAGDQVTVSLSSLAFSAGEPAPGQASLSLGDTVLATGAVDPAVVDTTDEGGRASLTFTVPSGVFGEQVLTVAVAGTGTTVQVPFTIAGEEEFAGTIALGSSKVTAGKSLKVTGEGYAPGETVSIELRPKKGKPVQVGTVQVAADGTFSTSVTVPKSAPSGKYTVAASQADGDEATATVTVNRPGGIIGAILDWLWELLTRWF; encoded by the coding sequence GTGGCCGCGCTGAGCCTCGGCTCGCTGGCCGCCGTACCCGCCGTCGCCGACACCACGGGGACGGGGGTGGTGATCAACGAGGCGTACCTCTCCGGAGGCAGCGCCGGTGCGGCGTTCAAGAACAAGTTCGTGGAGCTGTACAACCCGACCGCGGATCCGATCGCCCTCGACGGCATGTCGCTGCAGTACCGGTCGGCGACCGGCACCGGCGCCTTCAACGGCGTGGCACCGCTCAAGGGCACGATCCCCGCCGGCGGGTACTTCCTGGTGCAGGGGAACAGCAACGGCGCAAACGGCGCCGAGCTGCCGACCCCCGACGCCGTCAGCACCCTCACGCCGAGCGGCACCACGGGAACGCTCGCGCTCGTCGAGGGCACGGCCGCCGTGACCCTGACCCCCGGCTCGGCCGTCGGCGTCGACGGCGTGGTCGACCTGCTCGGCTACGGCGCCTCCAACACGTTCGAGGGCACCGTCGCGAAGGCCCCCGCCGGCAACACCGACGTCAAGTCGCTGAACCGCACGGACGGCGTCGACACCGACGACAACGGCGCCGACTTCACCCTCTCCGCCACCATCACGCCGCAGAACTCGGGCGACACCGACCCCGGCACGGGACCGGGAACGGATCCGAAGAAGGCCACGATCGCCGAGGTCCAGGGCACGACCGACGTCTCGCCCCTGAACGGGCAGACCGTGCAGGTCGAGGGCGTCGTCACGGCCGACTTCCGCACCGGCGGCTACAAGGGCATCGTCATCCAGACCCAGGGCTCCGGCGGCACGACGGATGCGACGCCCGGTGCGTCCGACGGCGTCTTCGTCTTCCTCAACGCGCTGAACCCGTCTCTCGAGATCGGCGACCTCGTGTCGGTGACCGGTGGCGTGAGCGAGTACTTCGGGCAGACGCAGATCAACCCGGCCGCTGCCGCGGACGTCTCGGTGGTCACTGCCGGCGTCGGTGTTCCCGCGGTCACTCCGCTGCCGGCCACCGTGCTCGGCGCGGACCGCGAGCAGTACGAGAACATGTACGTGGCGCCGGAGGGCACCTACCGCCTCGCGTCCAGCCACCAGCTGTTCAACTTCGGCACGCTCTGGCTGAACGCCGGCGACGACCTGGCGGTGAAGAGCACCGAGACCACGCGTCCGGGCGCCGACGCCTCCGCGATCGCCGCCGCCAACCGCGCGAACCGCATCCTGCTGGATGACGGCTGGTCGATCCAGGTGTCCAACAGCGGGCACCCCGGCGAGCAGCCGTACTTCACGAAGGGCGAGGTCGTCCGCAACGGCGACACCGTCGACTTCGGGGACAACGGCTACGTGCTGCAGTGGGGCTTCGACGACTGGCGTCTGCAGCCGGTCGTGCCGATCGACGACTCCTCGTCGGACGACCTCAAGGTCGGCTTCGCGTCGACGAACCCGCGCACCGAGTCGGCGCCCGAGGTGGGCGGCGACGTCCAGGTCGCGTCCTTCAACGTCTACAACTACTTCACGACGCTGAAGAGCGAGAACGCGGATGCCCGGGGCGCGGCGAACGCGGCCCAGTTCGCGATCCAGAAGTCCAAGATCGTCGCGGCGATCAACGGGCTCGATGCCGAGATCGTCTCGCTCATGGAGATCGAGAACTCGGTGAAGCTGGGCAAGCCGATCGACACCGCGCTCAAGGATCTGGTGGCCGGCCTCAACGCCGACGCCGGAAGCGACGTGTGGGGCTACGTGCCCACGCCTGCAGCCCTCAACGACGCGGCGACCACCGACTACATCACCAACGCGATCATCTACAAGAAGGACGCGGTCAAGCGGGTGGGCGACAGCCTCACTGTCACCGATGAGACCGTGTGGGGCAATGCCCGCGAGCCGATCGCGCAGGCGTTCGACGTCGACGGTCGCGTCGTCACCGTCGTCGCGAACCACCTCAAGTCGAAGTCGCCGCCCACGGGTGCGGGCGCAGAGCCGGCCGACGGTCAGGGCTTCTTCAACGCCGACCGCGTGAAGCAGGCGAACGCGATCCTCGCCTTCACCTCGGAGATCGAGGAGACCACCGGCAGCAGCGACATACTGCTGATCGGAGACTTCAACGCCTACGGCAAAGAAGACCCGATCGACGTGTTCACCTCGAAGGGGTGGAGCGACCTCGTCGCCGACAAGGCGTCCGGCCAGTACACGTACTCGTTCGACGGCGAGCTCGGCTCGCTCGACCACGTGATCGCGTCGCCGTCGCTCGTCTCGTCGATCACGGGCGCCGGAGTCTGGGGCATCAACTCGCCGGAGTGGAGCGACCGCGGCTACGCGTTCGGCGCCACCGAGGAGGGCACGCCCTACCGCTCCAGCGACCACGACCCGATCATCGTCGGCGTCTCCTCGGAGATCCCCCCGGTGAGCATCGACGTGGTGACGGTGAACGACTTCCACGGACGCATCGAGGCCGACGGTGCCGCCGCCGGTGCCGCCGTCCTGGCCGGCGCGGTCAAGCAGTTCCGCGACGAGAACCCGAACACGATCTTCGCCGGTGCCGGTGACCTGATCGGCGCGTCGACGTTCACCTCGTTCATCAACGACGACAACCCGACGATCGACGCGCTGAACGCGGCCGGTCTCGACGTCAGCGCCGCGGGCAACCACGAGTTCGATCAGGGCTGGGAGGATCTGCGCGATCGTGTGCAGGACCGCGCGGACTGGGAGTACATCTCGTCGAACGTGTTCGTCACCGAGACGGGCGAGCCCGCGCTCGCACCGGCCTGGGTGAAGGAGCTCGACGGCGTGCGGGTCGGCTTCGTCGGTGCCGTCACCGAAGACCTCGACTCGCTCGTCTCGCCCGAGGGCATCAAGGACCTCGAGGTGCGCAGCATCGTCGACTCCGTGAACGCCGTGGCCGACGACCTGCGCGACGGCGACGAGTCCAACGGCGAGGCGGATGTCGTCATCCTCCTCGTGCACGAGGGCGCGTCGAGCGTCGAGCTGTCCAGCATCACCCCGGACTCGCCCCTCGGCGAGATCGTCTACGGGGTCGATGACGACGTGGACGCCATCGTGTCGGCGCACACCCACCTCGCCTACAACCACGTGATCGACGGCCGTCCGGTCGTCTCCGCGGGGCAGTACGGCGAGAACCTGGGCCTGATGAACATCCAGGTCGACCCGAAGACGAAGGACCTGATCTCGATCACCAACGAGATCAAGCCCCTCACCGCTGCGGGCAAGCCGCTGTATCCGGCCGTTCCCGAGATCGCGGACATCGTCGCCAAGGCGAAGGCCGAGGCGGACGTGCTGGGTGCGATCAAGGTCGGCGACATCACGGCCGATTTCAACCGGGCGCGTCAGAGCGACGGCAAGACGGAGAACCGCGGTGGCGAGTCCACCATCGGCAACTTCGTGGCCGACGTGCAGAAGTGGTCCACGGGCGCCGATGTGGCGATCATGAACCCGGGCGGCATCCGGGCGAACCTCACGTACGCCTCGGCCGGAGCATCCGACCCCGACGGCAACGTCACCTACCGTGAGGCGGCGACGGTCCAGCCGTTCGCCAACACGCTGGTGACGCTGACGCTCACGGGTGCGCAGCTGAAGGGCGTGCTGGAGGAGCAGTGGCAGCCGGCGGGTTCGGCTCGTCCGTTCCTGAAGCTCGGCGTCTCCGAGGGGCTGGTCTACACCTACGACCCCGCCGCGGCGCAGGGTTCCAGGATCACGTCGATCACCCTCAACGGGGCAGCGCTCGACCCGGCAGCGAACTACACGGTCGCGGCCAACTCGTTCCTCGCGGCCGGTGGAGACAACTTCTTCACCTTCAAGGAGGGCACGGGCAAGCGCGACACCGGCAAGATCGACCTGCAGTCGATGGTCGACTGGTTCGACGCGAACAAGACCGCGACCCCCGACTACGCCCAGCGCGCGGTCGGCGTCGCGATCACCCCGGCGGATGCCGACGGCTACAGCGCCGGCGACCAGGTGACGGTGTCGCTCTCCTCGCTGGCGTTCAGCGCGGGCGAGCCGGCTCCCGGCCAGGCGTCGCTCTCGCTGGGCGACACCGTGCTCGCCACGGGCGCGGTCGACCCGGCCGTCGTCGACACGACCGACGAGGGCGGGCGCGCCAGCCTGACCTTCACGGTCCCGTCGGGGGTGTTCGGTGAGCAGGTGCTCACGGTCGCCGTCGCCGGCACCGGGACGACGGTGCAGGTGCCGTTCACGATCGCGGGCGAGGAGGAGTTCGCGGGCACGATCGCCCTCGGCTCGTCGAAGGTCACCGCGGGCAAGAGCCTCAAGGTCACCGGTGAGGGCTACGCACCCGGCGAGACCGTGAGCATCGAGCTGCGTCCGAAGAAGGGCAAGCCGGTCCAGGTCGGCACGGTCCAGGTCGCGGCTGACGGCACGTTCAGCACCTCGGTCACCGTGCCGAAGAGCGCCCCGTCGGGCAAGTACACCGTCGCGGCCTCACAGGCGGACGGCGACGAGGCGACCGCCACGGTCACCGTCAACCGTCCCGGAGGCATCATCGGGGCGATCCTCGACTGGCTGTGGGAACTCCTCACCCGGTGGTTCTGA
- a CDS encoding glyoxalase, which yields MNTAIDSVTLDVPDVDAAQSFYTRAFGLGDRLRFRSADAETSGFRGYTLSLVVSQPANVHALVDAAVAAGATVIKPVSKSLWGVGGTIQAPDGAIWKVATSAKKDTAPPSRDVDEIILLLGAEDVVASKTFYAERGIPVGKSFGRSYVQFDTGGSPIGLGLYRHASLAKDAGVPADGSGSHRLTVNGVLGAAVDPDGFVWAPVSVPA from the coding sequence ATGAACACCGCCATCGATTCCGTCACCCTCGACGTTCCCGACGTGGACGCCGCCCAGTCCTTCTACACGCGGGCCTTCGGGCTCGGCGATCGTCTGCGGTTCCGCAGCGCGGATGCCGAGACCTCCGGGTTCCGCGGATACACGCTCTCGCTCGTGGTCTCGCAGCCGGCGAACGTGCACGCCCTCGTCGACGCGGCCGTCGCCGCGGGGGCCACCGTGATCAAGCCCGTCTCCAAGTCCCTCTGGGGAGTCGGCGGGACCATCCAGGCACCGGACGGCGCCATCTGGAAGGTCGCCACCTCCGCGAAGAAGGACACCGCTCCCCCGAGCCGCGACGTCGACGAGATCATCCTGCTGCTCGGCGCGGAAGACGTGGTCGCCTCGAAGACCTTCTACGCCGAGCGCGGCATCCCCGTCGGCAAGAGCTTCGGGCGCAGCTACGTGCAGTTCGACACGGGTGGCAGCCCGATCGGACTCGGCCTGTACCGGCACGCGTCGCTCGCCAAGGACGCGGGCGTGCCCGCGGACGGCTCCGGCTCGCACCGGCTCACCGTCAACGGCGTGCTCGGCGCCGCGGTCGACCCCGACGGCTTCGTGTGGGCACCGGTCTCCGTGCCCGCCTGA
- a CDS encoding DUF3817 domain-containing protein, which yields MPEPKVASFPAIRGALKFYQIASIITGVMLLLLLTEMVLKYTPIHLELFLGGSGGPLWFAGVLAGPDCQWWSLFAPMTNSCEMTSLGDGFNLSLFILVAHGWFYVVYLFACFRMWSLMRWRFPRFILLALGGVVPLLSFFMEAVVAREVKTYLATREAAEASAPAPEGVR from the coding sequence ATGCCCGAACCGAAAGTCGCCAGCTTTCCGGCGATCCGCGGTGCGCTGAAGTTCTACCAGATCGCGTCGATCATCACAGGAGTCATGCTGCTCCTGCTGCTGACCGAGATGGTGCTGAAGTACACGCCGATCCACCTCGAGCTCTTCCTGGGAGGCTCCGGAGGACCGCTGTGGTTCGCCGGCGTGCTCGCCGGACCCGACTGCCAGTGGTGGTCGCTGTTCGCCCCGATGACCAACTCCTGCGAGATGACCTCGCTGGGCGACGGATTCAACCTGTCGCTGTTCATCCTCGTGGCGCACGGCTGGTTCTACGTCGTCTACCTCTTCGCGTGCTTCCGCATGTGGAGCCTGATGCGCTGGCGCTTCCCGCGGTTCATCCTGCTCGCGCTCGGCGGCGTCGTGCCGCTGCTGTCGTTCTTCATGGAGGCGGTCGTCGCCCGTGAAGTCAAGACCTATCTCGCCACCAGAGAGGCCGCCGAGGCCTCCGCCCCCGCCCCGGAAGGTGTCCGTTGA